In Nematostella vectensis chromosome 12, jaNemVect1.1, whole genome shotgun sequence, the genomic window TTGAGTTTCTTTTCAAACGTACATCTCATTTGCTTCGATAAGATGCACTCAACAAGACGATTGCCAATAGGACAGCAAAACCGTTCTACACTCACAAAAGGTTTAGCAGTCAGGAGGGAGATTTGTCTATACACACCTTGTTAGCGTAATGTCCTTTATCACcacactaaaatagaaaataaagaaacttcGACTAAATGAAACAGGTCTTGGCAATGCTAGTAGGTACATGGTCACTTTGAAGGCAAAGATGGAGTGTAATGGAGCCACAGTACGACTGTTGCGAAGcttagaaaacaaaattgcTGGTTTTGAGAACGAAGGATAACCAGAGAACCTGGAGAAAAACCCTCAGATCAAGGGAAGCAAGCAATAAACTCAACCCGGTGCCCACTGGTGAGAAGAATGAGCACTACAGATTGACGCTCTGTGGTCTGTGCCACACAGACCAAAACGATGAtttcttatttcttatttctcCTTTGGAGTCATTGTGATTGGCAAGTGGGTAAAACTGTGGTCTGTTTCCTTGGGAGTTGAAAGATGATACATATGTAAAAGCTCACCTTGAAGCATGTTACTGTTTCCAGTGGTCTTCTCACAAACGGCTGATCACCAGTTCCAGATATTGTTATATTAATCTACAACATAAAAGTACAAAAGACTCAAGGTTTGTCGGTAGCGGTGTGCACATTTTTAGGTACAGCATTAATGGGAGACGGACAGTATTTAATAATTTTGCAATAAGAACGTTTTGGCAACTAAGGGGTGTGTGGATACTTGctctgcacacccccccccccctagtaaCTACCAGTAATATGACACCAATCACAAAAGGACCTTAAAATTTTCATATCTCCACTGGCTTTTCGTACGTAAATTACTGCAATGTTGGACTCATCTAGCCATCTATTCATTACTGGACTGCTTTGTAATGTGCCAGAAGTCAATTTCAATAATATAGTAAAGTTTTAGGTATGATAGCTATTAACGCTTGTACCTTGTTATAATCTTTATGTTGTGGACAGACGTTTGCTTTGTGTCCAGGTTGACCACATGCATGGCATGTGATAGTCATCTTCTTTTCCATGCCATCATCCTTGGCTACTGGAAGCTCGAACCTTGGGCTGAAATGCAATTTTAAAGCAATTTCTATATAAACTCATTCTTAAAAGTGTAACACTAGAAAGTACTCAGGATATTCCTGGAAACTATATCTTATGATTCCATATATGGTGCTGTAGTGGGGATATTCCTGGAAATAATCTCTAATGATTCCATATATGGTGCTGTAGTGGGGATATCCCTGGAAATAATCTCTTATGATTCCATATATGGTGCTGTAGTGGGGATATTCCAGGAAATAATCTCTTATGATTCCATATATTGTTCTGTAGTGGGTATATTCCTGGAAATAATCTCTTATGATTCCATATATGGTGCTGTAGTGGGGATATTCCTGGAAATAATCTCTTATGATTCCATATATGGTGCTGCAGTGGGGATATTCCTGGAAATAATCTCTTATGATTCCATATATGGTGCTGTAGTGGGGATATCCCTGGAAATAATCTCTTATGATTCCATATATGGTGCTGTAGTGGAGATATTCCTCAAAATAACATCTTATTATTGTGTATATGGTGCTGCAGTGGCAATATTCCTGGAAACTATATTTTATTGTATGCTTGCATATTTTTATAGTATCAAGGGAATATTCCTAGAAACCATCCCTATTGCACATATAACGCTGTAGTGGGGATAATCCTGGAAATCAAATCTTACTGTTTATGCTTGCAGTTTGGACCATCAGGGCAAAACCCACAAAGATAATTAATGCATAGCACTCGTCTGACATGCCGGTGACGACAATGAGGACCTGTAAGATAATTGTCATTTCAGCACCTAATATTTAATCTATGCACTTAGAATAGAAGGGCTATAAAGctttatataataaacaatataATAATCTTTACATTATACCCTGAGAAAAGTTTTTTAACTAATGGCCCTCCTATATTATTTTACTAATCACACCCTAGCTAGGGTCTGGAAGTGATGCTTCATCTGTCAGATGAGACACTACTTCTAGCTATATCTGGCTTTATTCACCATAACTGTCAGTCCCCAGACCTAAAAACATGAGGATATTGCAGTTTCACTTCAAAGTAAGGCCACCCTGACACAGGAATCTCCATGTAGGGAAACttcctgtttttgtttgttttgtttgtcattttttgccccaaaaaaaacagaaaaaaaatctaagaAAACATCAGGCTTTGCTAAAATCGGAGATTTTGCCTTTTATGCATTTGACCAAGAGAGAGACTCCCATAACAGACAGGGGTGACTGTCTCTTTGGATGTGGTCAACAGGAATTCTTACATACAACTAAAAGCATGTTGGGTGTGGTTGAAGCAATTTGTGACTCTAAGCACCCcgtaagggatagcagttagTAGAATTTTATACCTTAAAAGGTAGGACGATCACCCCCATCTATCCAgtccccatccccccccttGGGCAGGTGATCTTGTGAAGAGGCCCAAACTTTCTGTGATACAAGAGTTGGCTTGTGTGAAAGAGCTGCAGCTACAGTATGTAGGTGTTTTACCCCACTACAGTTACTACACATTTGGAACAGAAATTAGCTTACAAATATGGAGATAATTATAACAGGCAGATACTACTTTATCATCTTGCACTAAACTGAAAATAATAGCAAGGACTCTTTAGAACTTCCCTTTTAGAATGGATTTCAGGCCAGAGTTACTGCATTAATCCCGTAAGAAATACATACCATGTTTGCAGAATCCCCTATCGTACCATGGGCAGTCCTTGATCTTGGACTGAGGGTCAATATGGAGGTACTGACACTCCTTATTACTACATTCACCTAAAAGTACAACAATGATAAGCGGTCACAATATCGAGGTACACATACTCCTTATAACTTCATTCACCTTAAAGTACAACAATGATAAGTGGTCAGAATATCGAGTTGAAAATACTTCTTGTTACTACATTCACCTAAAAGTACAACAATGATAAGCGGTCATAATATCGAGGTGCACATACTTCTTGTTACTACATTCACCTAAAAGTACAACAATGATAAGTGGTCACAATATCGAGGTGCAAACACTTCTTGTAACTACATTCACCTAAAAGTACAACAATGATAAGCTGTCACAATATCGAGGTGCACATACTTCTTATTACTACATTCACCTAAAAGTACAACAATGATAAGCGGTCACAATATCGAGGTGCACATACTTTTTATTACTACATTCACCTAAAAGTACAACAATGATAAGCGGTCATAATATCGAGGTGCACATACTTCTTGTTACTACATTCACCTAAAAGTACAACAATGATAAGTGGTCACAATATCGAGGTGCACATACTTTTTATTACTACATTCACCTAAAAGTACAACAATGATAAGCGGTCATAATATCGAGGTGCACATACTTCTTGTTACTACATTCACCTAAAGTACAACAATGATAAGCGGTCACAATATCGAGTTGCACATACTTCTTATTACTACATTCACCTAAAGTACAACAATGATAAGCGGTCACAATATTGAGGTGCACATACTTCTTATTACTACATTCACCTAAAGTACAAAAATGATAAGCGGTCAAAATATCGAGGTGCACATACTTCTTGTAACTACATTCACCTAAAAGTACAACAATGATAAGTGGTCACAATATCGAGGTGCACATACTTCTTGCAACTACATTCACCTAAAAGTACAACAATGATAAGCGGTCACAATATAGAGGTGCACATACTTCTTATTACTACATTCACCTAAAGTACAAAAATGATAAGTGGTCACAATATCGAGTTGCACATACTTCTTATTACTACATTCACCTAAAGTACAACAATGATAAGCGGTCACAATATTGAGGTGCACATACTTCTTATTACTACATTCACCTAAAGTACAAAAATGATAAGCGGTCAAAATATCGAGGTGCACATACTTCTTGTAACTACATTCACCTAAAAGTACAACAATGATAAGTGGTCACAATATCGAGGTGCACATACTTCTTGCAACTACATTCACCTAAAAGTACAACAATGATAAGCGGTCACAATATAGAGGTGCACATACTTCTTGTTACTACATTCACCTAAAATTACATCAATGATAAGCGGTCACAATATCGAGGTGCACATACTTATTATTACTACATTCACCTAAAGTACAACAATGATAAGCGGTCACAATATCGAGTTGCACATACTTCTTATTACTACATTCACCTAAAGTACAACAATGATAAGCGGTCAAAATATCGAGGTGCACATACTTCTTGTAACTACATTCACCTAAAAGTACAACAATGATAAGTGGTCACAATATCGAGGTGCACATACTTCTTGCAACTACATTCACCTAAAAGTACAACAATGATAAGCGGTCACAATATAGAGGTGCACATACTTCTTGTTATTACATTCACCTAAAATTACAACAATGATAAGTGGTCACAATATCGAGGTGCACATACTTCTTCTCACTACATTCACCTTAGAGCACAACAATAGTATACTGTAGGGTCACAACATGTAGTTAACAGTATTTCTTATTAATTATGTACATTTGACTTAATGGACAACAGTGGGTTAGGGGACTACCTTTACAATATGTAGCATTTAAAACTCAATCCTGTACTTTAGCTTTATGCTTTATAAAGGTACTACTCATTATAGTTTAAAAGAATAAACCACAGTTAGATTAATTATGTTTCGTTGTGATGGCACAATTTACATGTAGTAGAGgtgtgttaaaaaaacattgaatgctttaattatttttctttaaaacagGAACATACACTATATAAGTTAAGGGATAGATCTGCCACTTTATAATGCAACCCTACTGTATGCGACTCTCTAGAGGTTTTTACTAGAGAATGACAGCTTGCCTCAAGCATGTTACTTGTGTTTTAGCactaaaagataaaatatttcCTCCAATACTAAATTTAAACTTACCAAACTTTGAGTAAAAATAACATTCAGGCATCTTTGTCATGTCATATTGATGAAGAAATTCACACTGGTCACCCTTTTTACAAAGCCCTCGCAACCAATGTTTACAAACAACTGTTTTTTCCCCTGATGTATGTCTGAATGGACAATAAGCTCCTCTGTTACAAAGACCTTTCACAAAGAAGTCGCAGACTGCAGCACTGGACTctggaaaaaaacacaaataagcAAGCCCCTTAGATTTTACAGTATCACTTTTCGGCTTGTTCTCTTAGTTAATGGAATATTTGACATTATTTTCGGGTGGCCCGGTACCTTATAAACTACACTGCCTACAAAAGTGAGTTTTATGGTTTATGTGAGTTGCTGTAAACATAGGGAATAGTGCCTCCCGTTATGAGAGGACATGAGACTTCGCAAATTTACTGCAAAAGAAACTAAATGATCAGATACGCATTTACGGTACAATCTGATGCTTACTGTCCATTCCAGGGAAGGGTAGAGAAATACATCCTATTTGATTCTTAAGCTGGTACTCGATTTCTAGCGTTATATCCGCGATGCTCGCAACTATGTCCTGCATCTTGCTTCAACTACAGCCCCCGGTCAGTAAAACTCCAGAATGCCAAAAAACTTAAAGTAAAAATACAGTTTTTTCGAAGGTAGTTCTTCTCAAATTTCCAACATGGTTGCCGCAAGAGTGACCAGGCCGCATGAGGCGAGGATACTCAGTTTCGATAACCGCTGATCATCGCGGGCTCAATTACCTTCCGTGTCGTGAAAATACGCCACGCTTtcacgagaaaaaaaataataatttagcCTTCCTTTCCCTTAATTTCTCCTAGAAATGTCGAGACGAGGTAACGTATTGCTGGTAAAAATTATAAGTTTGTAAATTAAGCTATAGGTGGAAAGGATTGACATTAtatttgttatattattatgtgtatttgtgctgTCGTAGGTAGCCGAGGCAAACCCAACCACAAGGGAAGACGAAGACATTTTACCGATGAAGAAGACTTAAAAATGGagctagaaaaagaaaaacgcaAGGAAGAATGGCGGGTATGAGTCAGATTATATTGGCTTAATTTAGATTTACTTATAACACATCCCATCTATGGAAAATATAATTCTGATTGCGCTTTGAAGCTCGTATTTTCTTTCTCAATGAGAATATGTTGTTAAGTTTTGGCACAGGTACTCCAAGCTGTGTGTGATATCGCTACGTTGTTACTCTTAGTTTGTAGTAAACATATGGATTTAAAATGAGACTGTCATTCAGAGCTCTCGATATCACTAAGAATCCTTGTTATTTAACATGTTCTAAATCAGgattgctatttttttttaaagggggTTTTACACAAATCTGATGCAATAGTAACTTTTCATGAACTTGCAGTTCAAACAAGCATCCAAGTATTTAGCTAATgggaaatatattttctttacttttacGTTATTTTTGGTCGACCATTCATTCAAATATTACCAaacagccccctccccgtcaTAAAACAAAAGGTTTGCCGACTAGAACATCAACATTAGGTGTTGGTTCAATTGGAAATCGTACATTAAAGACATACCTGCTAGTCaaagattttgtttattttttaggaAAGAAGAGGTGAAATTTCCTCTGAcgatgaagaagaaaaagcagAATCCAACCCTGCCCAACTCAAGGAGGGTGACAGTGATTCAGCCTCTGATGATGACGAGGTAAGGGTCAAGTAGTTCACATATATAGGGTGGCAAGTGCAcccactcttttttataagaacaatGTTCCTAAATTTTAGTTagtataagaatataatacccaataaattattaggaagagaattacccaaatgatcaatagcaataatacgGTTGTTACTATAAGCACAATTTTTAGAACGCATAAATagtaaaaaagataaaaaatttGCTATCTGAGCtttggcatgttcttaaaatttggtgaaatctcaggctgaacgttcttttaaaaaatgttcttaCAAAAGAGGGTGTGTAGTAAAGCCACATAGCTGATGAGGGTGTGAGGGCATATACATGTATATCTATGAGTAGTAAAGGAAGCCATATAACTGCTGAGGAGGTTAGGGCATATACAAGTAGATATATGAGCAGCAAAGGAAGCCATATAGCTTCTAAGGATTTTAGGGCATAAACAAGTAGATACTTGAGTAGTGAAGGAAGCCACGTAACTGACGAGAAGGTTAGGGCATTAAACAAGTAGATATATGAGTATTAGAGGAAGCAATATAGCTGAAGAAGAGGTGAGTGCTTATACAAGTGTTATATGAGTATTAGAAGAAGCCATATAGCTGATAAGCTGTTTTCATAGGAAGCTAAACCCACTGGAGTGCAAGCCTTGATAGAGATTGAAAACCCAAACAGAGTCCtacagaaaacaaaaaaggttACTGAAATTGATGATGCACCTGCTCCAGCGCAGTTATCAAGAAGGGAAAAGTAAGTCCTTTTCTACAATACCATCAATGGCTGCTAAACGTAAACGCCTTgaggagggggtagggggcaGGTATAAGAGAATGTATCACATGTTTTCAAGCTATTCACCCTTATAAATACAGTACATACAACAAGAGAACAGTTAATGGTATTGAAAGGTATTTTTCCCTAGGCATTGAATTGTTAAGCTGGGTTTTTGCAGAGAGGAGATCGCTAAGCAACAGGCAAAACTTAGATATCAGAAGCTGCAAGCCGAAGGAAAGACAGACCAAGCTAAGGCTGATCTCGCCCGTCTCGCAATCAtcagaaaagaa contains:
- the LOC5511760 gene encoding cleavage and polyadenylation specificity factor subunit 4 produces the protein MQDIVASIADITLEIEYQLKNQIGCISLPFPGMDKSSAAVCDFFVKGLCNRGAYCPFRHTSGEKTVVCKHWLRGLCKKGDQCEFLHQYDMTKMPECYFYSKFGECSNKECQYLHIDPQSKIKDCPWYDRGFCKHGPHCRHRHVRRVLCINYLCGFCPDGPNCKHKHPRFELPVAKDDGMEKKMTITCHACGQPGHKANVCPQHKDYNKINITISGTGDQPFVRRPLETVTCFKCGDKGHYANKCPKSRSDLIG
- the LOC5511761 gene encoding 28 kDa heat- and acid-stable phosphoprotein, which translates into the protein MSRRGSRGKPNHKGRRRHFTDEEDLKMELEKEKRKEEWRERRGEISSDDEEEKAESNPAQLKEGDSDSASDDDEEAKPTGVQALIEIENPNRVLQKTKKVTEIDDAPAPAQLSRREKEEIAKQQAKLRYQKLQAEGKTDQAKADLARLAIIRKEREMAAKKREEERKAKEAATATKMGKGK